One genomic window of Panicum hallii strain FIL2 chromosome 6, PHallii_v3.1, whole genome shotgun sequence includes the following:
- the LOC112897779 gene encoding 11 kDa late embryogenesis abundant protein-like — protein MQAGKSAMEATKEAAANLGASANAGMQKTRATVQGQVEKATAHNASDKAAAEATQRERVRAAEEEKQAAMRANAGAKERACGAHPSQGAPGIVDAARQQGHGAAPAGGHVEAGVGETRPVARATGTTRASAAHNPHVGSDFSQARGTGGQYQ, from the coding sequence ATGCAGGCCGGGAAGAGCGCGATGGAGGCGACCAAGGAGGCCGCGGCGAATCTGGGCGCGTCGGCAAACGCCGGCATGCAGAAGACCCGCGCCACCGTGCAAGGCCAGGTGGAGAAGGCCACGGCGCACAACGCGTCGGACaaggccgcggcggaggcgaccCAGCGGGAGCGCGTGCGCGCCgcggaggaggagaagcaggcCGCCATGCGCGCCAACGCGGGCGCCAAGGAGCGCGCCTGCGGCGCGCACCCGTCGCAGGGCGCGCCGGGCATCGTCGACGCCGCCCGCCAGCAGGGCCACGGGGCCGCCCCCGCGGGCGGGCACGTCGAAGCCGGCGTCGGCGAGACCAGGCCCGTCGCGAGGGCAACTGGTACGACGCGGGCCAGCGCCGCGCACAACCCGCACGTCGGGAGCGACTTCTCGCAGGCACGCGGCACCGGAGGGCAGTACCAGTGA